The following proteins are co-located in the Eleginops maclovinus isolate JMC-PN-2008 ecotype Puerto Natales chromosome 23, JC_Emac_rtc_rv5, whole genome shotgun sequence genome:
- the spon2a gene encoding spondin-2a gives MMSSEHLSCGWLQQLLIVLLKLCLTFAGPLRPVNGTECTARGPASYILVFTGHWTPQAFPKQYPLFRPPAQWSKLIAVSHNRHFRLWEEGAPASAGVQNFAEIGVTVELMKAAKEARKRRAVGTMYRTAGIPNGIGHSSTELLIQPRNSLLSLMVKIIPSPDWFVGVDSLNLCEGSQWKHEVTVDLQPYDAGTDSGFTFSSPNFPTSPQENITKITSELPNHPANSFYYPRLKDLPPIASIRIMRQSRSSDRQTPMSNHILPNSIIPQRFSATPLDCEVSLWSSWGLCLGSCSRGGIRHRTRYILLRPANAGVPCPELEEQTECVSQSCMRLQ, from the exons atgatgtcatcagagcACCTGAGCTGCGGttggctgcagcagctcctcattGTACTTCTGAAGCTTTGCCTCACTTTTGCTGGGCCTTTGCGACCAGTCAATGGGACCGAATGTACAGCCAGGGGCCCTGCTTCCTACATCCTGGTCTTTACAGGTCACTGGACCCCACAAGCCTTCCCCAAGCAGTATCCTCTGTTCCGGCCCCCTGCGCAGTGGTCCAAACTCATAG CGGTCAGCCATAATCGCCATTTTCGGCTGTGGGAGGAGGGTGCTCCAGCCAGTGCAGGGGTGCAGAACTTTGCTGAAATCGGGGTGACGGTTGAACTGATGAAGGCGGCAAAGGAGGCCAGAAAGAGGCGTGCGGTCGGCACCATGTACCGAACTGCCGGCATCCCTAACGGCATTGGGCACAGCTCCACCGAGTTGCTCATTCAGCCTCGAAACTCACTG TTATCCCTGATGGTGAAGATCATCCCCAGCCCTGACTGGTTTGTCGGTGTGGACAGCCTTAACCTATGCGAAGGCAGCCAGTGGAAACATGAAGTGACTGTTGACCTCCAGCCTTATGATGCAGGGACCGACAGTGGATTTACTTTCTCTTCTCCAAACTTTCCCACCAGCCCCCAAGAAAATATCACAAAG ATCACATCTGAGTTGCCCAACCATCCAGCCAACTCCTTTTATTATCCACGTTTAAAGGACCTTCCACCTATAGCCAGCATAAGGATCATGCGCCAGAGCAGATCATCTGACCGTCAAACCCCAATGTCCAATCATATTCTGCCAAACTCTATCATTCCCCAGCGCTTCTCGG CTACACCATTGGACTGTGAAGTGTCTCTCTGGTCATCATGGGGCTTGTGTCTCGGTTCCTGCTCCAGAGGTGGTATCCGCCACCGCACACGTTACATCCTCTTGCGGCCGGCCAATGCTGGCGTCCCCTGCCCTGAGCTGGAGGAACAGACTGAATGTGTATCACAGAGCTGTATGAGACTCCAGTAA